The DNA region TGATACCGGAATATTCAGTTTGGTAACCTGCTACTAATTCTTCCTCTGCTTCTGGTAAATCAAAGGGTAATCTTTCACATTCTGCCAAAGAAGAAATTAAAAAAACCAGAAAGCCTATAGGCTGACGCCAAATATTCCATCCAAAAAAACCATATTTTGACTGTGCTTCAACTATATCAACTGTACTTGAACTGTTAGATAATCATAGTCGATGATAACATCACAGTTCCCACCGCTATTTCAAAACCGTACATGAAACCTTAGCTTCATACGGCTTCTCTATGATCAGAAAAAGGAAAGGACTGTTTTGTTCTGTTCCTAGCCCCTGGGGCATAGATAGAATTAGGTAAAATAAAATAGATTTGAAAGTCCTAAATTAGACCAAAGGAATTCCGTCTGCTAGAATAAGAAAAAGCGCTTCTGAATTGATCTCATCCTTTATAATATATTCCAAATTTTTCTTTGTTCAGTAATAACTTAATCTTGGAATAAAACACTTGGTACTTGTTTTGTTATAGGAATTCAATTAATAAATGGAAAGAGTGGAGTATTAGTTCATGAGCAATTCTGCATGAATAGAGGAAGGAAATAATGCAAATTTTTTCTAGTGCACTCCATATCTTTTTTACTATTCTTCTTTCCCCCGGGAAGggggtatttaaaaagaaaaaatggaTAAAGGGTTAATTCGTTCTTGATAGCCATTTCCTTAACAAGTGAATGGGAACATACTCTGGATCGGAATCCGAAGAAAGTACTACTTGATAATTTCTACAAATTGCAAGTCCTTATTATGATTCCTTTTACGGGAAAAAATCTCTAATGTTTTAGATTTTCCATTACTAATCCTTTATGTACTTTAGTGTTCCTAACCCTTCACTAACTTTTGGTGGATTCTTCTTATGAATTTTTAAGTTATAGTAATAACTAGGAGTATTCTAATAATGGAATTCCATATTGTGAATCCTTTATTCTTGCCCCGCTTCAAGATATGATGAGTAATTAAAAAATATCAACCTTGGGATAAAGAGTTTACACTCTTTATGTTTACTTCCACTTTTTTCTTGTACGTAGAAAatgagatttttttctttttactaCAAATTTAGAAGCTGTTTTATTTCACTCATATAGCTATCTAGTTTAACTTACCAACCCAAATACTAAATAAGAAAAGGAATATAAATAGTTAATGGATTTTATAGGAAAAAGATCCTATTTTAACGAATCACACGTAGAGATATTGCTAGCACACAAAAAGTTAATGGTATTTCATAACTAATGGATTGAGCAGCAGCTCGTAGACCGCCTGAAAAAGAATATTTATTATTTGAGCTATATCCTGCCATAAGAAGACCAATAGGAGCTATACTTGAAATGGCAATCCATAAAAAAACACCAATACTAAGATCGGCTAAAACAAAATGATATCCCAAAGGGATAACTAAAAAACTTAATAAAACTGATATGACTGCTATAGAAGGTCCAATGCTAAATAAAGAAATATCTCCTCGCGATGGCAGAATATCTTCTTTAAAAAGTAGTTTAGTCCCATCTGCTATAGCTTGAAGCAGGCCCAGGGGGCCAGCATATTCAGGACCAATACGTTGTTGTATCGACGCAGATATTTCTCTTTCTAACCACACAATTACGAGTACCTCTATTGTAATTCCTAAAAGGAGGGTCAAAATGGGTAGAATCGATATCAGTCCATAGACTTCTTTTAATAATTCCGATTTCGAAAAAGAATTGATAGTTTCTACCTCTACCCTATCTATTATCATTTCAACGATCAACTTCCCCCATAATGATATCTATACTACCTAATATCGTCATGATATCAgccaatttcatttttttaactagtTGAGGAAGAATTTGCAAATTAATAAAACCGGGTGGACGGATTTTCCATCTCCAGGGAAAAAGGCTATCATCTCCTACTAGATAAATCCCTAATTCACCTTTTGGGGCTTCCACTCTTACATAAAGCTCTTGCCTTGACAATTCAAAATTGGGGGAAGGTTTTTTACCAAGAAATTTATACTCAAAATCATTCCATTCAGAATTCTTTTCTTTCTTAAAGCGTCGGACTTCTAAATTCTCATAAGGTCCTCCAGGAATTTTTTTCTATAGCTTGTTGAATTATTTTGATGGATTCGCTC from Hordeum vulgare subsp. vulgare unplaced genomic scaffold, MorexV3_pseudomolecules_assembly, whole genome shotgun sequence includes:
- the LOC123420117 gene encoding NAD(P)H-quinone oxidoreductase subunit 1, chloroplastic, encoding MIIDRVEVETINSFSKSELLKEVYGLISILPILTLLLGITIEVLVIVWLEREISASIQQRIGPEYAGPLGLLQAIADGTKLLFKEDILPSRGDISLFSIGPSIAVISVLLSFLVIPLGYHFVLADLSIGVFLWIAISSIAPIGLLMAGYSSNNKYSFSGGLRAAAQSISYEIPLTFCVLAISLRVIR